In Zea mays cultivar B73 chromosome 7, Zm-B73-REFERENCE-NAM-5.0, whole genome shotgun sequence, the following proteins share a genomic window:
- the LOC100278673 gene encoding ATG8-interacting protein 1-like, producing MEDDNEVTGESPVADEWDMLSLTSSIYASPLFRRGFDPINLPGYGNVINIQEGTQTGLVMSDGFVFPPSEHENLPIEPEHEDLPIEPGHDESNTNSVEKESSCAGNNDDDWCHVSPEEIDDVSNENLADNSDLPTASEATVPDSQPTEINAKREKDHRTCKADHTCERWWKKKTTYLFHHIKGVTTLCSVVAAGAVVGFVVMGQRWQQDHWHLHQFKFSVSGESMNRVIGAFSRLKDGLPGSEQLRSMLPTRVLPQQPLSA from the exons ATGGAAGATGACAATGAGGTCACTGGAGAGTCACCTGTGGCTGATGAATGGGATATGTTGTCCCTGACTTCATCAATATATGCTAGCCCATTATTCCGAAGAGGATTTGATCCAATTAATTTGCCTGGATATGGGAATGTGATTAATATTCAGGAAGGCACACAAACTGGATTAGTCATGTCAGATGGCTTCGTGTTCCCTCCAAGTGAGCATGAAAATTTGCCAATAGAACCAGAGCATGAGGATTTGCCAATAGAACCAGGGCATGATGAATCAAATACAAACAGCGTTGAAAAGGAAAGTAGTTGTGCTGGAAATAACGATGATGACTGGTGTCATGTTTCACCTGAAGAAATCGATGACGTAAGTAATGAAAATCTAGCTGACAACAGTGACTTGCCTACTGCCAGTGAAGCTACGGTACCAGATTCCCAGCCTACAGAAATAAATGCTAAGCGAGAGAAAGATCATAGGACATGCAAGGCTGATCATACTTGTgaaagatggtggaaaaagaaaaCCACGTATCTATTTCATCATATAAAAGGAGTGACTACACTCTGCTCAGTTGTGGCAGCTGGTGCTGTTGTTGGTTTTGTTGTAATGGGTCAGAGGTGGCAGCAGGACCATTGGCACCTTCATCAATTTAAGTTCAGTGTCAGCGGTGAG AGCATGAATCGAGTCATTGGAGCATTCAGTCGTTTGAAGGATGGGCTTCCTGGGAGTGAGCAACTAAGATCTATGCTGCCGACTCGCGTACTCCCACAACAGCCGCTGAGCGCTTGA
- the LOC100278673 gene encoding ATG8-interacting protein 1-like isoform X1 has protein sequence MACPCLRMVRFLCMEDDNEVTGESPVADEWDMLSLTSSIYASPLFRRGFDPINLPGYGNVINIQEGTQTGLVMSDGFVFPPSEHENLPIEPEHEDLPIEPGHDESNTNSVEKESSCAGNNDDDWCHVSPEEIDDVSNENLADNSDLPTASEATVPDSQPTEINAKREKDHRTCKADHTCERWWKKKTTYLFHHIKGVTTLCSVVAAGAVVGFVVMGQRWQQDHWHLHQFKFSVSGESMNRVIGAFSRLKDGLPGSEQLRSMLPTRVLPQQPLSA, from the exons ATGGCATGCCCATGTCTTCGAATGGTTAG GTTTTTGTGCATGGAAGATGACAATGAGGTCACTGGAGAGTCACCTGTGGCTGATGAATGGGATATGTTGTCCCTGACTTCATCAATATATGCTAGCCCATTATTCCGAAGAGGATTTGATCCAATTAATTTGCCTGGATATGGGAATGTGATTAATATTCAGGAAGGCACACAAACTGGATTAGTCATGTCAGATGGCTTCGTGTTCCCTCCAAGTGAGCATGAAAATTTGCCAATAGAACCAGAGCATGAGGATTTGCCAATAGAACCAGGGCATGATGAATCAAATACAAACAGCGTTGAAAAGGAAAGTAGTTGTGCTGGAAATAACGATGATGACTGGTGTCATGTTTCACCTGAAGAAATCGATGACGTAAGTAATGAAAATCTAGCTGACAACAGTGACTTGCCTACTGCCAGTGAAGCTACGGTACCAGATTCCCAGCCTACAGAAATAAATGCTAAGCGAGAGAAAGATCATAGGACATGCAAGGCTGATCATACTTGTgaaagatggtggaaaaagaaaaCCACGTATCTATTTCATCATATAAAAGGAGTGACTACACTCTGCTCAGTTGTGGCAGCTGGTGCTGTTGTTGGTTTTGTTGTAATGGGTCAGAGGTGGCAGCAGGACCATTGGCACCTTCATCAATTTAAGTTCAGTGTCAGCGGTGAG AGCATGAATCGAGTCATTGGAGCATTCAGTCGTTTGAAGGATGGGCTTCCTGGGAGTGAGCAACTAAGATCTATGCTGCCGACTCGCGTACTCCCACAACAGCCGCTGAGCGCTTGA